The DNA region CTCCCCCAGAGCCCTGAGAGCCCCGCCGGAGCCGGACAGAGCCCCGCGAGCTCCGGACAGAGCTCCGAGCCGCGCCGCAGGCCGCGCGTGGCCGTCGTGTTCGGCGGCCGGAGCTCCGAACACGGCATCTCGGTCGTCACGGCCGGTGCCGTGATGAGCGCCATCGACCGGACCGTGTACGACGTCCTGCCGATCGGCATCACCCGGGACGGACGGTGGGCCCTCACCCCCGACGACCCGGCCCGCATGACCATCGCGGACCGGCGGGTCCCCGACGTCGACCAGCTCGCCGAGCCCGCGAGCGGGCCCGTGACGCTCTCCGTCGACCCCGGCAACCGCGACGTCGTCGTCGCCGAACCGGGCGCGGTGCCCACGGTGCTGGGCCAGGTCGACGTCGTCTTCCCCATGCTGCACGGCCCCTACGGCGAGGACGGCACCCTCCAGGGCCTCCTGGAGCTCTCCGGTGTGCCCTACGTCGGCGCCGGGGTCCTGGCCTCGGCCGTCGGCCAGGACAAGGAGTACATGAAGCGGGTGTTCACCTCCTTCGGGCTGCCGGTCGGCCCGTACGAGGTCGTCCGCCCCCGCGAGTGGGAGACGGACCGCCCCGCCACCCGCAAGCGCATCATGGAGTTCGCCGCCGAACACGGCTGGCCGCTCTTCGTCAAGCCCGCCCGCGGCGGCTCGTCCATGGGCATCACCAAGGTCGACGACGCCTCCGGCCTCGACGAGGCGATCGAGGAGGCGCGCCGCCACGACCCCAAGTTCCTGGTGGAGTCGCTGCTGCGGGGCCGCGAGATCGAGTGCGGCGTGCTGGAGTTCGAGGACGGTCCGCGCGCCAGCGTGCCCGCCGAGATCCCGGCGGTCACCACGCACGACTTCTACGACTTCGAGGCCAAGTACATCGACTCGGCGGCCGGTGTGGTCCCCGCGCACCTCACCGAGGAGCAGACCGCCGAGGTCCGCCGGCTCGCGGTCGACGCCTTCGAGGCCGCCTCCTGCGAGGGCCTGGTGCGCGCCGACTTCTTCCTCACCGAGGACGGCACGTTCGTCATCAACGAGATCAACACCATGCCCGGGTTCACCCCGATCTCCATGTACCCGCGGATGTGGCAGGAGAGCGGTGTCAGCTACCCGGAGCTGGTGGACCGGCTGATCCAGGCGGCGCTGAACCGGTCCACCGGACTGCGCTGACCCGCCTCACAGGCTCTCGGGAACCGTCCGGGCGACGGGGCCGGCGAACGCCGACAACGGCGTGATGTCATGGGCGTAGCCCGTCCCGAGCGTCACCTCGACATACGCCTTGCGGTAGGTGGTCGTGAACCGCGGACCGGCGTCGTCCCGCTGCTCCAGCAGCCAGTTGACGCCGTCCGCGTCGATGCCCTTGGACTGGGCGTCGTCCATCTTCGCGGGCCGGGGGACGCCGCAGCGCAGTACGATCGCCCCGTCCCCCCAGCCGGCGGTCAGTGCCGAGTCCGGTTCGGGGTCGGTCCGTTCCAGGTCGTCGACGGTCTCCGGCAACTCCTTCCGCAGCGCCTCGCAGTACGCGGCGGCCCCGGCCGGTGGCGTGGGGACGGCGACCGGGGGCTGCCCGCCACCGGTGGAACAGCCCGCCGCGGCCAGGACGGCCAGGGCGGCGGACGGGACGAGGCGTGCGGGACGGGACCGGCGGCGGATAGGCGTCACCGGACCAGCGTAGACGGGGGTCAGAGGTGGACGATGGGGCAGGTCAGGGTCCGGGTGATGCCTTCCACCTGCTGGACCTTGGCGACCACCATGCGGCCGAGCGCGTCGACCGTGTCGGACTGGGCGCGCACGACCACGTCGTAGGGGCCGGTCACGTCTTCTGCCTGGATCACCCCAGGAATCTTCGCGATGGTCTCGGCGACGGTCGACGCCCTGCCCACCTCGGTCTGAATGAGGATGTACGCCTGTACCACGGAAACTCCAAGGTGGCCACGTGGACCATGTGCGGGAAGGGGACGCCACGTTATCGCGTCACCGCGTGCCACGGGGAGACCTACGGGCCGGCCGGCACCCGGAGCGTGGCGTACGGGCCGCGGAAGTTGACGTATCACTTGACGGTACCGACAGCGGTGAGGGCTCGCGACCGCGAGCCCGGCGGAGCAGAGGGCGGACAGCGGTGCCCGTACGTCCCGGGGCCGACGGCACCCGCCGCCCGGCCCGTCCGGGGCCGGGGACTCCGGCCGCTGCGACAGCCCGGACAGACGTCCGGTGCGATACATGAGAGGTGAGACTCGGTGAAGGGAACCGTGGGGGAGTTGGGGGAGTTCGGGCTCATCAGAGAGCTCACCTCCCGGCTCACCACCACTCCGGCGGTACGGCTGGGACCCGGCGACGACGCCGCGGTCGTGGCCGCTCCCGACCGCAGGGTCGTGGCCAGTACGGACATCCTGCTGGAGGGCCGGCACTTCCGCCGCGACTGGTCGACGGCGTACGACGTCGGCCGCAAGGCGGCCGCACAGAACCTCGCCGACATCGCGGCCATGGGCGCGGTGCCCACCGCCCTGCTCCTCGGCCTCGTCGTCCCCGCCGACCTCCCGGTCACCTGGGCCGCCGAACTGATGGACGGACTGCGTGACGAATGCCAGGTGGCGGGCGCGGCCGTGGTCGGCGGCGACGTCGTCGGCGGCGACACGATCACCGTGTCCATCACCGCCCTGGGCGACCTGCGCCACCACGAACCCGTCACCCGGTCCGGCGCGCGGCCCGGCGACGTCGTGGCCGTCACCGGCTGGCTCGGCTGGTCCGCCGCCGGATTCGCCGTCCTCTCCCGGGGTTTCCGTTCCCCGCGGGCCTTCGTGGAGGCCCACCGGCGTCCCGAACCGCCGTACCACGCGGGCCCCGCGGCGGCCGGACTGGGCGCCACCGCCATGACCGACGTCAGCGACGGACTTGTCGCAGACCTCGGCCACATCGCCGAGGCCAGCAAGGTCCGGATCGATCTCCGGTCCGGGCTCATCGACATCCCCTCGCAGATGTCCGACATCGGCCAGGCCGTCGGCGTCGACCCGTTGCAGTGGGTGCTCACGGGGGGAGAGGACCACGCGATCGTGGCGACGTTCCCGCCGGACGTGAAACTCCCGGCCCGTTGGCGGGTGATCGGCGAGGTCCTCAAGCCCTCGGTGCCGCCCCAGGTCACGGTCGACGGGGCGCCGTGGACGAGCAAGGGCGGCTGGGACCATTTCGGGTCCATCGAGGACGCCCAGTAGATTCCGGTCCATGACCGAACGCACAGCTGTACCGCCCCGTGTGCTCACCGTCGCCGGATCGGA from Streptomyces sp. NBC_01754 includes:
- a CDS encoding DUF3515 domain-containing protein; translation: MTPIRRRSRPARLVPSAALAVLAAAGCSTGGGQPPVAVPTPPAGAAAYCEALRKELPETVDDLERTDPEPDSALTAGWGDGAIVLRCGVPRPAKMDDAQSKGIDADGVNWLLEQRDDAGPRFTTTYRKAYVEVTLGTGYAHDITPLSAFAGPVARTVPESL
- a CDS encoding thiamine-phosphate kinase — protein: MKGTVGELGEFGLIRELTSRLTTTPAVRLGPGDDAAVVAAPDRRVVASTDILLEGRHFRRDWSTAYDVGRKAAAQNLADIAAMGAVPTALLLGLVVPADLPVTWAAELMDGLRDECQVAGAAVVGGDVVGGDTITVSITALGDLRHHEPVTRSGARPGDVVAVTGWLGWSAAGFAVLSRGFRSPRAFVEAHRRPEPPYHAGPAAAGLGATAMTDVSDGLVADLGHIAEASKVRIDLRSGLIDIPSQMSDIGQAVGVDPLQWVLTGGEDHAIVATFPPDVKLPARWRVIGEVLKPSVPPQVTVDGAPWTSKGGWDHFGSIEDAQ
- a CDS encoding D-alanine--D-alanine ligase family protein produces the protein MSSENLPQSPESPAGAGQSPASSGQSSEPRRRPRVAVVFGGRSSEHGISVVTAGAVMSAIDRTVYDVLPIGITRDGRWALTPDDPARMTIADRRVPDVDQLAEPASGPVTLSVDPGNRDVVVAEPGAVPTVLGQVDVVFPMLHGPYGEDGTLQGLLELSGVPYVGAGVLASAVGQDKEYMKRVFTSFGLPVGPYEVVRPREWETDRPATRKRIMEFAAEHGWPLFVKPARGGSSMGITKVDDASGLDEAIEEARRHDPKFLVESLLRGREIECGVLEFEDGPRASVPAEIPAVTTHDFYDFEAKYIDSAAGVVPAHLTEEQTAEVRRLAVDAFEAASCEGLVRADFFLTEDGTFVINEINTMPGFTPISMYPRMWQESGVSYPELVDRLIQAALNRSTGLR
- a CDS encoding Lrp/AsnC family transcriptional regulator; its protein translation is MVQAYILIQTEVGRASTVAETIAKIPGVIQAEDVTGPYDVVVRAQSDTVDALGRMVVAKVQQVEGITRTLTCPIVHL